A single genomic interval of Camelina sativa cultivar DH55 chromosome 11, Cs, whole genome shotgun sequence harbors:
- the LOC104728644 gene encoding inositol-pentakisphosphate 2-kinase-like: protein MYRIDLVGKVIRIQKARRNDKAAKSANGVVSVLTSDEQLLWREHKEIISSPNKEVLEQRYVKNVIIPLLGTKHVDAGVRVSVSKEFLECVDKKVTKQRPLWRVNAANVDTSHDSALILNDHSLFSQGISTSGDCISVEIKV from the exons ATGTACAggattgatttg GTGGGGAAAGTGATTCGCATACAGAAGGCTCGGAGGAATGATAAAGCAGCCAAGAGTGCAAACGGCGTTGTTTCGGTTTTAACAAGCGATGAGCAACTTCTGTGGAGAGAACACAAGGAGATTATTTCATCTCCAAACAAGGAAGTTCTTGAGCAAAGATATGTTAAGAATGTGATTATCCCACTCTTGGGTACTAAACATGTCGATGCGGGA GTACGTGTATCTGTGTCTAAGGAATTTCTTGAGTGTGTTGATAAGAAAGTAACTAAGCAGCGTCCGCTATGGCGTGTTAATGCAGCAAATGTTGATACTAGTCATGATTCTGCCCTTATTTTGAATGATCATTCACTTTTTTCTCAAG GGATTTCTACCAGTGGTGACTGCATTAGTGTTGAAATCAAGGTTTGA
- the LOC109124944 gene encoding inositol-pentakisphosphate 2-kinase-like — MLKTSVSRFKMHQLLKLEYNEISEESEYDPLDLFSGSKERVLEAIKALYSTPQNNFRVFLNGSLILGGSGESTGRTSPEIGYAFEDALKGFIESEDGHRTKSFLQLVSDAVCGSGVLNRLLEIQKLDKLDIEGAIHSYYDIINQPCPICKEGTPLEAKSSLHALPLDESLKIVKEYLIAATAKDCSLMISFQSRNAWDSAPSCDYVSLQSTNQTFDYKVHFIDLSLKPLKRMDAYYKLDKKIISFYNRKQKVENTAEQIGDSKPSHS, encoded by the exons ATGCTCAAAACAAGCGTAAGCCGCTTCAAAATGCATCAACTTTTGAAGTTGGAATATAACGAG ATATCTGAAGAAAGCGAATATGATCCTCTTGATCTGTTCTCTGGATCCAAAGAGAGAGTTTTGGAAGCTATAAAAGCCTTATATTCTACTCCCCAAAACAATTTCCGTGTATTCTTGAATGGTTCTCTCATATTAGGTGGTTCTGGCGAAAGCACCGGGAGAACCAGCCCTGAAATCGGGTATGCCTTTGAGGATGCTCTCAAAGGCTTTATTGAATCAGAAGATGGTCATAGGACGAAGTCCTTTCTACAACTAGTATCTGACGCGGTCTGTGGCTCTGGAGTGCTCAATAGACTTCTTGAAATCCAGAAGCTAGACAAATTAGACATTGAAGGAGCGATTCATTCGTATTACGATATTATCAACCAGCCTTGCCCTATCTGTAAAGAAGGTACGCCATTGGAGGCGAAATCGTCTCTACATGCTTTACCTTTAGATGAGAGTTTGAAGATCGTGAAGGAGTATCTAATTGCTGCAACTGCCAAAGACTGTAGTCTTATGATCAGTTTTCAATCAAGAAACGCTTGGGACTCAGCGCCTTCTTGTGATTACGTTTCTCTACAATCGACCAATCAAACTTTCGATTACAAG GTACACTTCATTGATCTAAGCCTGAAACCATTAAAGAGAATGGACGCATACTACAAACTGGATAAGAAGATAATTAGCTTCTACAATCGGAAACAGAAGGTCGAAAACACGGCAGAACAAATTGGCGACTCAAAACCTTCCCATAGCTAA